One window from the genome of Nitrospiria bacterium encodes:
- a CDS encoding Lrp/AsnC ligand binding domain-containing protein, whose amino-acid sequence MSVSAFILVDVTGNHTKSAFKTMTRIEGVKSVYAVTGSHDIIAYIEAGSVEELSDTVISKIRGVDGVTKTITSIVLNLSSPPTTGPSGA is encoded by the coding sequence GTGTCCGTATCTGCATTTATTTTGGTAGATGTTACCGGTAATCATACCAAAAGTGCTTTTAAAACCATGACACGGATTGAGGGGGTAAAATCGGTTTACGCGGTTACAGGTTCCCATGATATTATCGCCTATATCGAAGCAGGGTCAGTTGAAGAGCTGAGCGATACGGTTATATCAAAAATCCGAGGGGTGGACGGTGTTACCAAAACCATAACCAGTATTGTCCTCAATTTAAGTTCCCCACCAACAACGGGTCCTTCAGGAGCTTAG
- a CDS encoding helix-hairpin-helix domain-containing protein — MTNQEVAEILLRVAEILECQKDNPYRVRAYRKAAHTISNTKKNIEEIAQEKGLQNLNGIGKDLANKIEEILATGTLNLDKNTSEGVPDGLSALFNVPGLPKETARFLFFKLKIQTLNDLEKLARSHLLRTLPGITKEKEQKILSELEKQV; from the coding sequence ATGACAAATCAAGAGGTTGCGGAGATACTTTTGAGAGTAGCGGAAATTTTGGAATGTCAGAAGGATAACCCTTACAGAGTGAGGGCTTACCGAAAGGCTGCCCATACCATTTCCAATACCAAAAAAAATATTGAGGAGATTGCCCAGGAGAAAGGATTGCAGAATTTAAATGGGATTGGAAAAGATTTGGCAAATAAAATTGAAGAAATCCTTGCTACAGGGACGTTAAACCTGGATAAGAATACCTCCGAAGGGGTTCCTGATGGGCTATCGGCTTTATTCAATGTTCCCGGGCTTCCCAAGGAGACGGCGCGATTTTTATTTTTCAAATTAAAAATCCAAACACTGAATGATTTGGAAAAGTTGGCCCGGTCCCACCTCTTACGGACTTTGCCCGGGATAACCAAGGAAAAAGAGCAAAAAATTTTAAGTGAACTGGAAAAACAGGTTTAA
- a CDS encoding methyltransferase domain-containing protein — translation MKAPYLHGYSLAERKRLIDQANYLKETLYRQIRFPKKGKVLEVGCAVGAQLGILDQRFPGIHLLGVDLSLQQLSEAKTYLKTQGINRPNLVQGDARKLPFSKSSLDAIFTCWFFEHVSHPIIILKECRRVLKPKKRIYMTEVENNSVCIWPESKPFKRFWNAFNKTQLSFKGDPFVGKKLYPLLKESGFSKIKVYPITFHYNQGSPQGFTRFVAFFFRIGQSAVKQIVQNGGITENDARRGLREFCQIAKHPNGVISFTCYRGIGTR, via the coding sequence ATGAAAGCACCTTACCTCCATGGGTACAGCCTCGCCGAACGAAAACGACTGATTGATCAGGCAAATTATCTGAAGGAGACGCTTTATCGACAAATTCGTTTCCCGAAAAAAGGAAAGGTTTTAGAGGTCGGTTGTGCTGTTGGTGCCCAGTTGGGAATTCTGGATCAACGCTTTCCAGGAATCCATCTTTTGGGAGTCGATCTTTCATTACAACAACTGTCTGAAGCAAAAACCTACCTAAAAACCCAAGGGATAAATCGCCCAAATCTGGTACAAGGAGACGCCCGAAAACTTCCATTCTCAAAATCTTCTTTGGATGCCATTTTCACCTGTTGGTTTTTCGAACATGTTTCACACCCCATCATAATCCTCAAAGAATGTCGAAGGGTCCTTAAACCCAAAAAACGTATTTATATGACCGAAGTGGAAAACAACTCGGTATGCATCTGGCCGGAAAGCAAACCTTTTAAACGATTTTGGAATGCCTTTAATAAAACACAATTATCCTTCAAGGGCGACCCCTTTGTAGGAAAAAAACTTTACCCGTTATTAAAAGAAAGCGGTTTTTCCAAAATTAAGGTATATCCCATCACCTTCCATTACAACCAAGGGTCCCCCCAAGGGTTTACCCGCTTCGTGGCATTTTTTTTCCGGATCGGTCAAAGCGCCGTAAAACAAATCGTTCAAAATGGGGGAATAACTGAAAACGATGCCCGCCGTGGCCTCCGGGAATTCTGTCAGATTGCTAAACATCCCAATGGGGTCATTTCCTTCACATGCTACAGGGGAATCGGTACCCGTTAG
- a CDS encoding TIGR04442 family protein — MIQDIRLHGLVTDTIEYFATVAGEKVSQRFFYETASPHQDTIIRFFSPGNEFIIGKEAIHYKGNGGSFCEYMFGINQPIKDMIKKEVVNRLVMNGAIYEPNMGLIHFTDQTTGSQTYDEIFLHGNALANYFFFINDPTPIDTKKQQENFLKTMGKRLKHSLAVAWEDDLNILHEIFKTLNKPNITVFLFKIIHTANKSFFNAYKQFYEETNGINPKDNVTLDDLGNQFQISTYQQERIKIDVIYKHSHNKRLIDSYKENLVELSKNPQMTSSDIARLNRLRSLGIRQNIPIEVFLTIDELFLKGKNLAQIDEPQYLSTAREILEGLFLNTHDENITITKEDISLLLRAKLEALEKRDFGFEGLLLEIGKTCDDHSRETNDSQFLEKLGHIITFFDRCDATYNTLNQIVFMENIDVNEKMLRTVYNNKKIFQDLSPQLFKEIFINKILKDRYLTDFGRRKIYCLFHGLKEIENNNKSLMDVMKEVITINQEMKIYNLIRQLIKKQPQDIFDPLKDRNARDLLRAKLTRELIKKDAIHKDIPEHLFQKVIRDILQEKNYLEEILPHIIEKPENHLRENFLQESGLDRYYIEEVEKDHFEFHHLSEELLEQIQKNN, encoded by the coding sequence ATGATCCAGGATATTCGTTTACATGGTCTGGTGACCGATACCATAGAATATTTTGCTACCGTTGCTGGTGAGAAGGTCAGTCAACGTTTTTTTTATGAAACCGCTTCACCCCACCAGGATACGATCATCCGTTTTTTTTCACCGGGAAATGAATTTATCATCGGAAAAGAAGCCATTCATTATAAAGGAAATGGCGGGAGTTTCTGTGAATATATGTTCGGGATCAACCAGCCCATTAAGGACATGATCAAGAAGGAAGTAGTAAACCGACTTGTCATGAACGGTGCCATTTATGAGCCCAATATGGGCCTAATTCACTTCACAGACCAGACCACTGGTTCTCAAACATATGATGAAATATTTCTCCATGGCAACGCCCTTGCCAATTATTTCTTTTTTATTAACGACCCCACTCCCATCGACACCAAAAAGCAGCAGGAAAATTTCCTAAAAACAATGGGTAAAAGGCTCAAGCATTCCCTCGCAGTTGCGTGGGAAGATGACCTGAATATCCTTCATGAAATTTTTAAAACCTTAAATAAACCGAACATCACGGTTTTTTTATTTAAAATTATTCATACTGCCAATAAAAGCTTTTTCAATGCTTATAAACAATTTTATGAAGAAACCAACGGGATTAATCCTAAAGACAATGTAACCCTGGATGATTTAGGAAACCAATTTCAAATTTCAACTTATCAACAGGAACGGATCAAAATCGATGTGATTTACAAACACTCCCATAACAAACGGCTCATCGATTCCTATAAAGAGAACCTGGTAGAACTTTCCAAAAACCCCCAGATGACTTCCAGTGACATTGCAAGGCTGAACCGCCTAAGGTCCCTTGGAATCCGGCAGAATATTCCCATAGAGGTTTTTCTCACCATTGATGAGCTTTTCTTAAAAGGAAAAAATCTTGCCCAAATTGATGAACCTCAATACCTTTCCACCGCCCGGGAGATTCTCGAAGGTCTTTTCCTGAATACCCACGATGAAAACATAACCATTACAAAAGAGGACATTTCCCTTTTATTGAGGGCTAAATTAGAAGCATTAGAGAAACGAGATTTTGGATTTGAAGGGTTATTACTGGAAATCGGAAAAACCTGTGATGACCATTCTAGGGAAACCAATGATTCCCAGTTTCTGGAAAAACTCGGACACATCATTACCTTTTTTGATCGTTGCGATGCCACCTACAATACCCTCAACCAAATCGTGTTTATGGAAAACATTGATGTAAATGAAAAAATGCTGAGAACCGTTTATAATAATAAAAAAATTTTTCAGGACCTCTCACCCCAACTCTTTAAGGAAATTTTCATCAATAAAATTTTAAAGGACCGTTACCTCACAGATTTTGGCCGCCGGAAAATTTATTGCCTTTTTCATGGGTTAAAAGAGATAGAAAACAACAACAAGTCTCTGATGGATGTAATGAAAGAGGTAATAACCATCAATCAAGAAATGAAGATTTATAACCTTATTCGCCAATTAATCAAAAAACAACCCCAGGATATTTTTGACCCATTAAAGGATCGGAACGCAAGAGATCTTTTGCGGGCTAAATTAACCAGAGAGTTAATTAAAAAAGACGCCATCCATAAAGATATTCCCGAACACCTTTTCCAGAAAGTCATTCGGGATATTCTTCAAGAAAAA
- a CDS encoding efflux RND transporter permease subunit yields MRRMKLVEFAIQYPVSVTVGVLMVVLFGIVSLFKLPIQLTPNVEKPEITVETRWPGGSPQEVEREIVEEQEKQLKNVDGLEKMTSESTDGQGSITLEFPAGTNIDSSLLKVSNRLNQVQEYPTDADEPIIYNVNPRTNAMGWFIFRPLDNNPINIYTQRDFAEDYIKPRFERVPGVATSNVFGGQDRELQILVDPIKLAAREITLLEMGQALDRENRNISAGKFDEGKRRYLVRTVGEYTSPKDIENIIITSRNGNPVYVRDVAEIELGYRDADFVVRQRGNPAIAINAQRATGANVLDTMAGLKKAVKELNEGILRERGFQIYQVYDETDYVKSSLTLVQKNLVIGGLLAVFILLIFLRNWSSTLVIAVAIPISVIGTFIFLQLLGRNLNVVSLAGMTFAAGMVVDNAVVVLENIFRHREMGKSGTQAAYDGTVEVWGAVLASTLTTMAVFIPIFFIEEQAGQLFRDIALAIAAGVGLSLIVAITVIPSLSSRILKANKPSLPDKTQETDSTLSEGKKNLNPFHTAEGFRDWLANTTFFISGSVFHRLSIVIFFTVLSFVGAWLLIPKAEYLPEGNRNLIFGILFPPPGYNLVELTHMGEVIENNLRPYWEAEPGSAEAKNLGAPSITNFFYVARGRMVFMGAIADDPLRVKELIPVLQKAISPLPGTFGIITQPSLFSRGIAGGRSIDVEITGPKLEELVGLGQQLFGQISPLIPGSQIRPIPSLDLGNPEIQVKPDRERTAELQLSNQELGFMVNALVDGAKVSNYKFEGEEIDLTLRGKDIYANRIQDLEQLPIYTPGGKLVTLGSVADIRLITGPEQVNHIERVRAITLQVIPPEQIPLEKAMEMIQKEIVAPMFESGQIGGLNRVRLAGTVDDLTKTFHAFKWNFLLALLITYLLMASLFESFLYPFVIMFSVPLSIVGGFLGLHAVNIFTYQPMDVLTMLGFVILIGIVVNNAILLVHQSLNNIRDHQLPLREAVRESVRSRVRPIFMSVLTTLFGLSPLVIFSGSGSELYRGIGSVVLGGLLVSTIFTLFVVPALFSLLLEGKEKLLNPVTIIGGEPKEDMEVSSGRLSTFWKRLNGVK; encoded by the coding sequence AGCGTGAAATTGTAGAGGAACAGGAAAAACAGCTGAAAAACGTGGATGGCCTGGAAAAAATGACCAGTGAAAGTACCGATGGTCAAGGCTCTATTACTCTGGAATTCCCTGCTGGAACCAATATCGACTCCTCCCTCCTCAAGGTATCCAACCGACTGAATCAGGTACAGGAGTATCCCACCGATGCGGATGAACCCATTATCTATAATGTTAATCCCCGTACCAACGCCATGGGTTGGTTCATATTTCGTCCCTTGGATAACAACCCCATTAATATTTATACCCAGCGTGACTTTGCCGAAGATTATATCAAACCCAGATTTGAGCGGGTCCCAGGGGTGGCCACCAGCAATGTTTTTGGAGGACAGGACCGGGAGCTTCAAATCCTTGTGGATCCAATCAAATTAGCTGCCCGGGAAATCACCCTGTTGGAAATGGGACAAGCCCTCGATAGGGAAAACCGGAATATTAGCGCAGGTAAATTTGATGAAGGAAAACGCAGGTATTTGGTGAGAACCGTCGGGGAATATACCAGCCCGAAAGATATCGAAAACATCATTATTACATCACGAAATGGGAACCCCGTTTATGTTCGGGATGTGGCCGAAATTGAACTGGGCTATCGAGATGCGGACTTTGTTGTTCGACAGCGGGGAAATCCGGCCATTGCCATCAATGCCCAGAGGGCCACTGGAGCCAATGTGTTGGACACCATGGCCGGTCTGAAAAAGGCAGTTAAAGAATTAAACGAAGGTATTCTTAGAGAAAGGGGTTTTCAAATTTATCAGGTTTATGATGAAACCGATTATGTTAAAAGTTCCCTTACCCTGGTCCAGAAAAATCTGGTTATTGGCGGTTTGCTTGCGGTTTTCATTCTTCTGATATTTTTACGGAACTGGAGCAGTACCCTGGTGATTGCGGTTGCGATTCCCATTAGTGTGATTGGGACCTTTATATTTTTACAACTGTTGGGCCGTAACCTCAATGTGGTCAGCCTTGCAGGAATGACGTTTGCCGCAGGGATGGTTGTGGATAATGCCGTTGTGGTTCTGGAAAATATTTTCCGCCATCGGGAAATGGGAAAATCAGGAACACAAGCAGCCTACGATGGAACTGTAGAGGTATGGGGTGCGGTTTTGGCCAGCACCCTGACGACCATGGCGGTGTTTATCCCCATTTTTTTTATCGAAGAGCAGGCGGGACAGCTCTTTCGGGATATTGCCCTGGCCATCGCGGCAGGAGTGGGATTAAGTTTAATCGTAGCCATTACCGTAATCCCCAGCCTTTCCTCTAGAATTTTGAAAGCCAATAAACCTTCCCTTCCGGATAAAACACAGGAAACGGATTCAACCCTCTCTGAAGGAAAAAAAAATTTAAACCCTTTCCACACGGCAGAGGGTTTTCGGGATTGGCTCGCTAACACAACCTTTTTTATTTCTGGAAGCGTTTTCCACCGGCTGTCCATAGTGATTTTTTTTACCGTTCTTTCCTTTGTGGGAGCATGGCTTTTAATCCCAAAAGCGGAATACCTTCCAGAAGGAAACCGAAACCTGATTTTTGGCATTTTGTTTCCTCCTCCGGGCTACAATCTGGTTGAACTGACACACATGGGAGAAGTTATTGAAAATAACCTCAGGCCCTATTGGGAAGCCGAACCTGGCTCAGCAGAAGCAAAAAATTTGGGAGCCCCCAGTATAACCAACTTCTTTTATGTGGCCCGGGGACGGATGGTTTTTATGGGTGCCATTGCGGACGATCCTCTCCGTGTAAAAGAACTGATTCCAGTATTGCAAAAAGCCATTTCTCCCCTTCCAGGGACCTTCGGCATTATCACCCAACCCAGCCTTTTTAGCCGGGGAATTGCTGGAGGGCGATCCATTGATGTGGAAATTACCGGGCCGAAATTGGAGGAGCTGGTAGGGCTTGGTCAACAACTGTTTGGGCAAATTAGCCCCCTCATTCCGGGATCCCAAATTCGTCCAATCCCCAGTCTTGATTTGGGAAACCCCGAAATTCAGGTCAAACCCGATCGGGAGAGGACCGCCGAATTGCAGCTGTCTAATCAAGAATTAGGTTTTATGGTCAACGCCCTGGTGGATGGGGCAAAGGTCAGCAATTATAAATTTGAGGGAGAAGAAATTGATCTAACGCTTAGGGGAAAGGATATTTATGCCAATCGAATCCAGGACCTGGAACAATTACCAATTTATACCCCGGGAGGAAAACTGGTCACCCTGGGATCGGTGGCGGACATCCGTTTAATCACCGGGCCGGAGCAGGTTAATCATATCGAACGGGTCCGGGCTATTACCCTTCAGGTAATTCCCCCGGAGCAAATTCCCCTCGAAAAAGCTATGGAAATGATTCAAAAAGAAATTGTAGCGCCAATGTTTGAAAGCGGGCAAATCGGAGGTTTAAACCGTGTGAGGTTGGCAGGGACGGTTGATGACCTTACCAAAACCTTTCATGCGTTTAAATGGAATTTTTTGCTGGCGCTGCTGATTACCTATTTACTCATGGCTTCTCTTTTTGAAAGTTTCCTTTACCCTTTTGTCATAATGTTTTCTGTTCCTCTTTCCATCGTCGGCGGATTTCTTGGTTTACACGCGGTCAATATCTTCACCTATCAACCCATGGATGTGTTGACCATGTTGGGTTTTGTGATTCTAATCGGAATTGTCGTAAATAATGCCATCCTTCTGGTGCACCAATCCCTTAATAATATCCGTGACCACCAACTTCCCTTAAGAGAAGCGGTCCGTGAATCGGTTCGAAGTCGTGTTCGGCCAATTTTTATGAGCGTCCTCACCACGCTGTTTGGCCTCTCCCCATTGGTCATTTTCTCTGGTTCCGGCTCAGAGCTTTATCGGGGAATTGGGAGCGTGGTTTTAGGAGGGCTTTTGGTTTCAACGATTTTTACACTTTTTGTGGTCCCCGCTCTTTTTAGTCTTTTATTGGAAGGAAAGGAGAAACTTTTAAATCCGGTCACAATCATTGGGGGAGAACCCAAGGAAGATATGGAAGTTTCTTCCGGAAGGCTTTCTACCTTTTGGAAAAGACTCAATGGGGTAAAATAA